Proteins co-encoded in one Amia ocellicauda isolate fAmiCal2 chromosome 11, fAmiCal2.hap1, whole genome shotgun sequence genomic window:
- the LOC136762715 gene encoding protocadherin alpha-6-like: protein MHQIGQGKTWEYRWIILDCFLMVCFLGKSSAQIRYSIAEEQKQGVIVGNIAKDIGLDISKLANRGFRIVSAAKEPILQVNQNNGDLYVNKIIDREQLCERERVCLINLKTVLEDPLEIHYVGVEVVDINDHSPHFPESEKRLEIGESTLPGARFPLEGAHDPDVGINSLRFYKLSQNEHFELEVKDRGEDNKIPILVLQKPLDRERNTEHTLLLTAYDGGNPQRSGILNITVTVLDMNDNAPVFDKDTYAVSLHENVQMGTFVIKVHASDLDDGPNAEITYSFGKSKKGKVTDVFQLDANTGEIKVKGAIDFEESEAYEIDVQATDRGQFPVPGHCTVVVTIKDLNDNRPQIEVTSLSGVISENSNPGTVIAFLSVTDLDSGSNGQVECSLLGDVPFELKPSFQESVYSLVTKSRLDRESISQYNVTVVAKDNGQPSLYSLKTIHVQLSDVNDNSPRFLEDPYSFYLSENNVPGSSVFSLSANDIDENENAHVSYRLLDSGVLDKTVSSFFNINSDNGKIYALRSFDFEEVKNIQFQVVAQDSGAPPLSSNVTVNVFILDQNDNAPVILSPLSANGSAEAVEEIPRNVNAGYIVTKVRAYDADIGYNAWLSFSLQQVTDSSLFGLDRFTGQIRTLRSLTETDYTEHKLIIEVKDNGNISLSTTATILISTFENTESFAVSDINNAAKKAEGNDVTFYLIVTLGSVSALFVISIITLIIIQCSRPRGSSKSSRDSKYIDVSGNGTLCHSIQYRAGEKRYMLVGPRMSVCSATEPRSNRNTLVFADKALIASEQVGVSVDNIQYSR from the coding sequence ATGCATCAAATAGGCCAAGGAAAAACATGGGAGTATCGGTGGATTATTTTGGACTGTTTTCTTATGGTTTGCTTTTTGGGAAAATCCTCGGCCCAGATAAGGTACTCTATTGCAGAAGAACAGAAGCAAGGAGTAATAGTCGGGAATATAGCCAAGGATATTGGACTTGACATTAGCAAACTCGCAAACCGTGGGTTTCGGATTGTTTCTGCAGCAAAGGAGCCGATCTTACAGGTAAACCAGAACAATGGAGATTTGTACGTGAATAAAATCATAGACAGGGAGCAACTGTGCGAGAGAGAGCGCGTTTGTTTGATAAACCTCAAAACCGTGTTGGAAGATCCGCTAGAAATTCATTATGTGGGAGTCGAGGTGGTGGATATAAATGACCATTCCCCGCACTTCCCAGAAAGTGAAAAGCGCTTAGAGATCGGAGAGTCCACACTGCCCGGAGCTCGGTTTCCATTAGAGGGGGCGCATGATCCGGACGTGGGCATCAATTCACTGAGGTTTTATAAACTGAGTCAGAACGAACATTTTGAGCTGGAAGTAAAAGACCGCGGCGAAGATAATAAAATCCCGATTCTTGTTTTACAAAAACCTTTAGATAGAGAACGCAATACAGAGCACACACTCCTCTTAACGGCATATGATGGTGGGAATCCACAGAGATCTGGAATCCTCAATATCACGGTCACAGTGCTGGATATGAATGATAACGCTCCCGTGTTTGATAAAGACACATACGCAGTAAGTTTGCATGAAAACGTTCAGATGGGAACTTTTGTTATAAAGGTACACGCATCAGACTTAGATGACGGGCCCAATGCAGAAATCACATATTCATTTGGTAAAAGCAAGAAGGGGAAAGTGACAGACGTTTTTCAATTGGATGCCAATACTGGGGAAATCAAAGTCAAGGGGGCGATCGATTTCGAAGAATCAGAGGCTTATGAGATCGATGTGCAAGCTACGGATCGAGGGCAATTCCCCGTTCCAGGTCACTGCACAGTTGTGGTAACAATTAAGGATTTGAACGACAACAGGCCCCAGATTGAGGTGACGTCCTTGTCTGGCGTCATATCTGAGAACTCAAATCCAGGAACTGTCATAGCTTTCCTAAGTGTCACGGACCTCGATTCAGGCAGCAATGGGCAAGTTGAGTGCTCCTTGCTGGGAGATGTGCCCTTTGAACTGAAACCGTCTTTTCAGGAGAGTGTATACTCTTTAGTGACGAAGTCACGATTAGACAGAGAATCAATTTCACAATACAATGTAACAGTTGTCGCAAAGGATAATGGACAGCCTTCTTTATATTCGCTTAAAACGATCCATGTACAGCTATCGGACGTCAATGATAACAGCCCTAGGTTTTTAGAAGATCCATATTCATTCTACTTATCTGAAAACAATGTCCCAGGGAGCTCGGTGTTTTCACTGAGCGCGAATGATATTGATGAGAATGAAAATGCGCATGTCTCGTATCGCTTGCTGGACAGTGGCGTGTTGGATAAAACTGTGTcttcttttttcaatattaactCCGATAATGGAAAGATCTATGCTTTGAgaagttttgattttgaagAGGTGAAAAACATTCAATTTCAAGTTGTTGCCCAAGACTCGGGAGCTCCACCGCTCAGCAGCAACGTCACAGTGAACGTTTTCATCCTAGACCAGAACGACAATGCGCCAGTGATCCTGTCTCCATTGAGCGCTAACGGGTCTGCTGAGGCTGTGGAGGAAATCCCCCGTAATGTGAATGCAGGTTATATTGTCACTAAAGTGAGAGCCTATGATGCTGATATAGGATACAACGCCTGGTTGTCCTTTTCACTGCAGCAAGTCACAGACTCCAGTCTGTTTGGTTTGGATCGCTTTACAGGACAAATCAGGACACTGCGTTCATTGACTGAAACAGACTACACTGAACACAAACTGATCATAGAGGTGAAAGACAATGGGAACATTTCACTTTCCACCACAGCAACTATACTTATTAGCACTTTTGAGAACACGGAGTCGTTTGCAGTTTCTGACATCAATAACGCAGCCAAAAAGGCTGAAGGCAATGATGTGACCTTTTATTTAATAGTGACACTGGGCTCAGTCTCAGCCTTGTTCGTGATCAGCATCATCACCTTAATCATAATCCAGTGCTCCAGACCCAGAGGCTCATCCAAGTCCTCTCGcgattcaaaatacattgacGTCAGCGGGAACGGGACCCTGTGCCACAGCATCCAGTACAGAGCCGGGGAGAAACGGTACATGTTAGTCGGACCCAGGATGAGTGTGTGTTCTGCAACTGAGCCCAGGAGTAACCGCAATACCTTAGTCTTCGCGGACAAGGCATTGATAGCATCAGAACAGGTAGGCGTGAGTGTTGACAATATACAGTATTCACGTTGA